TCTTCCTTCTCCAACTAAATAAACTCCTCTGTAAGTCCTTCCTAAGCCAAACAGCCTGCTCCCTTCCTTAGCTGAAAGGATCTTCTCTcatttccctaaaaaaaaacaatatcctCTCCCCCCTCAGACGAATGGCCTCCTCCTCTGAAGCTCAAGGAATCTCCCTTGCAGCTAGCTTCATACTCAAGCTCAAGGAATACTCTCTAAAAACCCTCCAAACCGGCCACACCCctcaatccttttttttttctccagcTGTCTCTCCTTCAAAATATCTCTAATGGCTGAGCCCAAGACCACCTCCCTGCAGCTGCCAGCCTCCACTCCCCCCTCATGCAGCTGGCAACCTTCCCATAACAGAAGATACGCTCCCCTGATTCCAGAATGTTCTTCACTTTCCAGGTGTCTTCCTCTGATTGGTCCATCAATTCCACCATTTTGATCCCATGTTGACTAATCCGGGAGTGACACGTGGCCATGCAAGATGGTGACACTTGGCCACAGCTAGCTGCAAGAAAGGAAACGTGAGAAGAATGACAGctccccaaaatgggggtctacaacatcatttctttcttattgcACAGGGTATACAACAATGATTGTGTAGGGatgaaaattttttgaaagtgACACAAATTTACCATCAAAGACAAAGCAATTCTACAACACAAACTGCTTAAAATACAATGGCATAAGTGAAGAGTTTTTTTACCATATCAATGATTCAATAAGACGACTTTCAATGATTTCTTAACCACAAACTGCCACATACATGATTTTCATAACTCAAACCTAGGTACAAAGTCAAGTACAAGAAATCAAGCCAAtctatgaggaaaaaaaaaagaaaaataaataaataaaagaaaatttcgaACAACCCAAATACATCTAGTAAGATAAGAATGCAATTGAGTGAAGTAacgtaaaagagaaaaaagaacatTATGAAAAGAGGATGACTCCTAGAACATTTGACCCACAACCCTATCATTAGTCTAGTTGGGATTGACGGGGCTTGAACCCGCAGCTTCTGCCTTGCAAAGGCATTGCACTGACCAATTGAACTACAATCCCGCATAAATAAGGTCACAACTGTCAATATAGGTAACCAAACAAGTTGTACAAATAACACTTAACAACTCAATCTTCATAATAACAAATACTTaagtttaatttcattatattgaATGACATACAATTCTTTTGTAAAAGTACTTATAAATCAAGtatcttcaaatcaaacaaaatatgcTCATATCCATGCGCCGGGAAAAAAATGATTCATATTAAAgcagaaaagtaaaaaagaaatatcagtTACTATTAGATGTCAATCCCATATCCCACATCATATTATTTCATGcaaaaaccaaaagaatgaTCAGCCCAAAACCATAATGAATCCAAAATCATGAAAACATGACTTGACATGGAACAAATAGTCTCTATTAAAAAAACCTAAGAATACAAGTAAATCTCAAGGCTATGCCCCACACTATAATGACAACAGTTACAAATTGAAGGGATTTGCACTATTACAAATTTAAGTGGTTTCCATAGTGCATCCAACTTATACTACTTAAGAAATAGCAAAAACCAATAGAATTATTAGCCCAAAACcataatgaattcaaaatcatgaaaatgctATCATGACTTGGCATGGAACAAATAGTCCCTATTCAAAACCTACAAATATAAGTAAATTTCAAGGCTATAGCCCACACCATAACGACAACAGTTACAAATTGAAGGGATTTGCACTATTACAAATTTAAGTGGTTTCCATAATGCATCCAACTTATACTACTTAAGAAATAGCAGAAACCAATAGAATTATTAGCCCAAAACcataatgaattcaaaatcatgaaaatgctATCATGACTTGGCATGGAACAAATAGTCCCTATTCAAAACAAATATAAGTAAATTTCAAGGTTATGGCCCACACCATAACGACaacaattacaaattgaagGGATTTGCATTATTACAAATCGAAGCGATATCCATAGTGCATCCAACTTATACTACTTAATAAGAAATTGCAGAAACCAAAAGAATTATCAGCCCAAAACcataatgaattcaaaatcatcaaaatgctTCCATGACTTGGCATGGAACAAATAGTCCCTATGCATATATAGTGTCAAGAGCCTCTTCCCCAAATTGATATAGGATATCACAACATCTCTCTAGCTTGGTTTTCCATTTTAGTTAATGGAACTAAAAATGTTGGTGGTTACAGAATTTACCAATGGCTAAATCTTTTGTTGAGATTGTTTTCCTCCACCTGCCTCTTACcatattaaatgataaattccTGTAATGGTGACGCATCTTGGAAGTCTGGTGAACATTCCTGCTCGTAGAGTAACATGAAAGAGGACTATAGTTTGAGGTTCTAGATTCATGGGATGGtggccatggatttcttgataAGTAAAAAATCACCACACGAATCTCTGTAGGCTAATTGCTTGGTGTGTGGCATTTTGAAGGACATACTGAGATAGGTGATGACAACTTCCAAGGGTTCATGGGATTATGAGAACTACATTGTTTTTCTGGCTTATCATTTTAACTAACAGAATTAGCTCTCTTGCGCCATGAACTTAAGATGATTAAATGGAAGGTGGTTCCTTATTGtccaatttataaaatgagtgagatttatcatttaaatggGGGCATGATCTCAACCTCCATTACAATATATGGAAtgatttatcattcaaatgaaaaaataccGAGACGCATCATAGGTGCTTGAGTACgcataattaattttctaaaaaaatgaaaaatctaaagaaattaTAATTCCTCATGGAAACCATTCTCAAGACCACTTCTTTGAAGGGAAATACTAGCGACCTATAATCAAACACTTGAATTTTGGCTAAGTCAAGTTGCCCCACAAGCTAGTCTGCATGTCGTCTGCTATCTACTTGAGTGGCAACCAAGCCTTCACATGATCTCTCATCAAACCTTGGTCCATCAACTTGCATGCTGAATAGGCACTCGTGGGTGCAAAGCGTCATCCAATGCAGCCTTGGTACCACATCATCCAAGTCAAGATGCTAACACACAACCCTATCCCTACCCCCCTAATCCAATCCAAaggaaaggggaaaaagaagaagtaGCAAGCTACTCCCATGCGCACCCCTCCTTTGCGCTTCCAAGAGCTCAAATCATAGACCATTGCTCCAATTAATTCGATACTCCTTTCCATAACCCTATCCCTCCAACCCAGAGGAAGGGAGGAAAGAAGCAGCCACTGACTGCTTCCATACCCTATTCAATACAAATCGTCCTGCATAAATTAAGCTCGgccacaaattttttattgcctAACAAGAGGAATGTGTAGCCatggaaatagaaaaagaattatACACGTATGTACACATATAATACATGGGTGCACACAATAAATGTAATGCATGTCAAGTGTAACtacaaaatgaaagaagaatatattgatgtgTTAGCTAAACTTCTATTGTGGCATTTCACAAAAGCAAAATTTCCACCATTGCATTTCATAAAATGCAAAATTTCCACTGTTGTAGTTCATAGAAGCAAAATTTTGATTGttgcatttcataaaaaaaacacattacTTCTTCATGTTGTTACCTGGATCTGAGGGCCTTTTTCCTAGCAGGGGATTTCTTGTCATTAGGGGATTTTTTGTTGTGACCAGCAGAGTTGGATGGCAGAGAATTGGTTGTAGCATTAAAAGATTTTGTTTCCATTGTCAACATCTTCAAAGATATTTTTCAAAGGTAATCAGACTGAAttagaagtaaaaataaaaatatatcaattcatcaaattattaataacaaagtaAGATAAGATAATATCAAGTTTTGCACTTTAATCTTTTACACTAAGGATAGATACAAAAAATGTTCATAGGTCTTGAGGAATGGTTGAGTAAATACTAGCATGATGGATATACCTGGCTTGTGGCAGTAGAATAAATCTTTTCCTCAAacctttcaacaattttccttaGCTCATTAAGTCCCTCTGGTCCAGAAATAGGAAGATGTCTCTTCAATGTGTCCATGCTAGAcataaaaaaaggttaaattgTAATGGGTTATTCTTATGCAATCATtggctcaaaaaaaaaaaatcttaaataggAAATCATGTTAGTTGTGCATTGACCATGTCACAATTTCCAACCAGAAAACAATAGTGCATGAAACAAGAATTtagagtaaataaaaaaaaaattaaggaaaggAACTAACATCCCCATAATAAGAGGAGGTTTgaagtaaatagaaaaaatttattaaggaaAGGAACTAACATCCCATAATAAGAGGGGGTTTGGGGGTAAGACAACTAGAAAGCTTGTATATTTATAGGATTCCATGCTTACATCCCTTCCTTGAACAAGTCAAACACAAAAGATTGTCTCTTGCAATTTACTGCACATTCTAATACCTTTTTTCTAGTTCCtgttttttaatgataatattTGAACTTCCTCATGTATTGATTTTGGTGGCAATATAAATCTCAAGAGATAAAAGGCCATTAGTCTGAAGATAGAGGGGTAAAGAAAAGAGGCATAACTCATTGATAGACATAGAATTACTGACCCCTAGATCAGCCATTTATCCCcattcttaataataataaagtcaGGGTGTGTATATTATCATTTGAGGGCCAATTTAATCTCACAAAAGTATTTTGACACAGAAAAACCACCCAACAAATTCAATAAGAGGGGGGGATGAATTACAAGAGGAAAGGATCCCTTCGCAAAAGGGACAGAGAAAAAAGAGCTTCCAACTATGGAgtcaaaagataaaaatatagtttAGACCCAAAGGAGCTGGTAATTTCCATCAACATACAGTCTCCCAATATAGCTTTGGCccatattgtaaaatatttgtCTTTCCTACTTTTTCTACCttcatatgtaaaaataaaaatgtagaaaaaaaaaaaaggcacaatTTGCCTTAATGATTAAAGGTCAAGGGTAAAGGGAAGGAACAAGAAGAGGAAGCCCCTTACATGGTAGCCCACAATACAAGTTCTTACTGTAGAAAGGTAATGATACTTGACATAATCCACTACTCCAACCATTTAGGGACAACAAATttgccataaaagaaaaagaaagaggaaaagaaatgcATGTTAGAGTTACAAAAATCTCAATTCTGTCATCTCTACTATATATGTGGGGATTGGTCCTGAGATATTACAACCCCTCAACATCCTGCAACATAAACTAAGTCCATGTAAGTACTAGTGCTAGAGAGTGTGAATTACTTTGCTTTAgagcatttttttaatcataaataccaCTTAAAACCTGTACATTCTCTTCATGCTTCTTAGGGGTGGAAAAGTGGAACCCTCTCCATTTAAGTCACTAATTCTTCTGCATAGAatcccatgaagaaaaaaaatggcaaaatgCTACTCTTGTCAGTAATATACTGCATTTACACAACTCTCTTAGATTAATTTTTTcagaaagtggaagaaagatgaTTAATTCCAAATCATTGTATTAGCTTTTACCAGTGTCTTGATGCAACAGTATGGCCATTGTTACTCTAATGAATGAAGGAAAACATCCACCAAGGAAAATGAattcctttataaaatttgagtttcttCTGTACTCATCGTGCCTTTCAACTGGGATTGATATgaattaaggaaaaaagaaaaatcaaacacccttggttgttggaaaaaaatattaatctttataAGAAGAAAGacatttatattttgatcaacaatataattaaatccCACCCTTCCATATGCTCTACATCCATTCTATTAGAATGTGGTATTTGCAGAATAATAATTCCTTTGCCTTTCCCAGCAAAGAAAATCAACTAGAGAAGACAGAATCATAGATTCGGCTGTAGTGCATCAACTGAATGTGGCTCATGACAACCCAAAAGATGATATTTTTGTGTAACTAATCAAAAGGGAAAGCAGAAACTTTATTGGCATGCAGAGTAACATGATAGAGCCAATTAGAGAAGctctcattttttattggaCTGAGGAAGTGTTAGAATCCAGGTTTATTGTCCTGATTTTTTTCCAGGTGACTTAGGTCAAGCATGCTTCAAGTATGAAGATAGGTGGGCAACTATCTCAGCAAGATCATGGACAGAATGACCTTTAGCCTTGTTCTCAaacagagaaaggaaaaaaaacagaaaattaagaCAATCCCAATAATGATGTATTAGTTAAATTACAGTTCTGTAAGATTAGGTACAACTTATAGATTTCCTTTTGTATATTTATACCCaaagttaaaaagtaaataacctacaTTTCAtgataacaacaaaaataaaaatagaagtatctattttaaaaaaacaaaaagaaattgagcAGAGTGTATCAATATGTTACTAGTGCCTTATTTTTCTAGTACATGATGAAGCATGTATAACCTGCAGCCAATTTTCTGAAAGCAACCTGCAGCCTTATTTTCTACCACTTTCTATACAATATATTTAGCTAAAGATCAAGAATCAAATGTCAGTTGTATTATAGCCTCGAATTATGTGGGTTAGGCTTTTTTTAACAATGGAAAATCATGATTTTCGGAGGCATgtttctaccagtgatagaccaATGTTGAGCTAAAATGACCACtgaacttaaaaatagttttttttttcttgcattgcGCTATCCTCCTTTTGCTTCGGTTAGATGGGTATTCATTTAGAGTGGACAACCAGGCAATTGCCTCCATTGAGACTTCCTACAACTCCAAAAGTATTTCCAACTTCTTCCTTAGTAAGCTATTAGTAGAAATGGCAGATATAAAtagattgagagagagagagagagagagagagagagcatcaCATACCCGGCCCTAGAACTCAGTTTACTAAACTGCTCCAAGATAGACAAGAGGCATGTGTGTCTTAAGGAAATAGCATGGAAGGCTTCTGAAAGCTCATGCATTCTTGAAACATTTTCCAGTGATATatccttgaaaataaaaataaaagagtcaCCAGGTGTCCACAATCTGATTCAAAGCAGTAAAGGAATTCATATCCAAAAAATCGAGCTCCTTAACTCACATGGGCAATGGTACACTCACAGGGACGCTTTATCCCTGCAAGAGATACCGATCAGTAGCTATGAGGAGATCTTGTGCAATATCCAATATAATTTCTACAGATCCAGTGTATAAAAATCTGTACAAAAATAGAATgtcaataaataagaaaagcTCAAGTCAATTTGGAGATGGAGCAGTGATGCAGACAAGATTTAATTTCCATCTGAGTTGTCCAAGGCCTACTCTGGTTCTTGGTGTTAAACCTCATTCAGATAGATCAGGAATCATTGTCCTTCTGCAAGATAAAGCTAGAAGTAGAACGTCttcaagttttcaaagatgATAAATTGTTTAGGATGTTGACTAGTTAGAATTGAAAAGGAGAATAATGGAATCAAGGtgtaattttttcttctctctaatgCAATAAGACAACAATAGACAATGCTAAACAagttaaaatcttatttattcaAAGCAAGTCTTCAAGGGGCATattgtttcaaaagaaaaagaaaaaatttaatgacATTAATCAGAAATCTTCCAGAGTCAAAAGCCCCCAAATGATGTGACAATCATATTCAAGTGTATTGATATTTACCCACCTCACCAACATTGCTCATGGCAAAGAAAAGTGTCCCTGCAACAAGGAGTGTATCACCAATTAGAGGTTTCAAACCTTCTAAGAGACAAATACAAGTTTGTGTGATAGTTGATACTGtactaataaataataatgtaaaattttcagTAATGAATTAGAAAATGCCTCAATGACAAAACAAAGCTCTAGTTCTAGAATTTTCAGGTGGATTAAGTCATACTCTATTTTGCTGAATTTCATGATAGTTATGGACTAATTCTTGGAAGATTTTTTGGCACCATAAAAATATGTCGCACATAACAGTCTATGCATGATTTAGACCTTTAAGTTCAAAAGAGAGAAGTGATCATGGTGATACTGTTTTTGTCCAAAGCCTAGATTCagaaacttccattttcaaggTTATCTTTCACTAAAAATTGCTACTTATCTGTTTCTGTTCAtttattcatgaaaaaaatcattataataattGAATTCATGAATGGTAGGATGAGAAGGGAGAGGATTTTTACCTTGGCTTTGATAGGGTTTTCTATCATGGATTTGAGCAAGTTGATGTCTATAAATTTCTAGcccagcctttttttttttttttttttgataggtaaaaaaagTTCATGGTAaatcaaaataccaaagaacacgatgaaacttcaaaaattcaaaacctaGAACTTTCTTACAGGTAGTTTTATTTGacttaaaaagattaaaaaactatctgtttttttaattacaatttctGCACAACTAAACAGCACATTAACAAACGAATGGACTAAAAAAAACAGATCTACAATAACCATGAAAGAATCATCATCAAAAACTAATTCCCCAAAACAAAGAATCAGACCCGTGgagagaataaattaaaaattaaaaattaaaaaccaaaaaagaacaaatcataaaaaataaaaacaaaaggactCGGATCCAATTTTCTAAGAACCCTATTATTATTCTTGGTTTAAACCAAAACCTACGAATTTCATCACAATCATCAAGAACCCGGATTCATAACTCACCTGTAGGGGGGCGAAAGTCTACCGATCCCGGCGAGCAAACTCCCAAGAACCTGATGCGAGTCCCTCTATCTTGCAGCTAACCTAAAGACTCAGACCTCTCGTGCTTCTTCCGTGA
This DNA window, taken from Vitis vinifera cultivar Pinot Noir 40024 chromosome 2, ASM3070453v1, encodes the following:
- the LOC104882198 gene encoding ARM REPEAT PROTEIN INTERACTING WITH ABF2 isoform X3 — its product is MSNVGIKRPCECTIAHDISLENVSRMHELSEAFHAISLRHTCLLSILEQFSKLSSRAGMDTLKRHLPISGPEGLNELRKIVERFEEKIYSTATSQGMEAVSGCFFPPFLWVGGIGLWKGVSN
- the LOC104882198 gene encoding uncharacterized protein LOC104882198 isoform X1 codes for the protein MSNVGIKRPCECTIAHDISLENVSRMHELSEAFHAISLRHTCLLSILEQFSKLSSRAGMDTLKRHLPISGPEGLNELRKIVERFEEKIYSTATSQMLTMETKSFNATTNSLPSNSAGHNKKSPNDKKSPARKKALRSRVWKQSVAASFLPSSGLEG
- the LOC104882198 gene encoding uncharacterized protein LOC104882198 isoform X2, giving the protein MSNVGIKRPCECTIAHDISLENVSRMHELSEAFHAISLRHTCLLSILEQFSKLSSRAGMDTLKRHLPISGPEGLNELRKIVERFEEKIYSTATSQMLTMETKSFNATTNSLPSNSAGHNKKSPNDKKSPARKKALRSRYYALVIACHHLLS